A genomic segment from uncultured Marinifilum sp. encodes:
- the rplL gene encoding 50S ribosomal protein L7/L12: protein MADLKKFAEELVNLTVKEVSELAEILKEEYGIEPAAAAAVVAGPAAGGADAAAEQTEFDVILKAAGGSKLAVVKLVKELTGLGLKEAKAAVDAAPAPLKEKVSKEEAEALKAQLEEAGAEVELK from the coding sequence ATGGCAGATTTAAAAAAGTTTGCAGAAGAATTAGTTAATTTGACTGTTAAGGAAGTAAGTGAGTTAGCTGAGATCTTAAAAGAAGAATACGGAATTGAGCCTGCTGCTGCTGCTGCAGTTGTTGCTGGACCTGCTGCTGGTGGTGCTGACGCTGCTGCTGAGCAAACAGAGTTTGACGTAATTCTTAAAGCTGCTGGTGGTTCTAAACTAGCTGTAGTAAAATTGGTTAAAGAATTAACTGGTTTAGGTCTTAAGGAAGCTAAGGCTGCAGTTGATGCTGCACCAGCTCCATTGAAAGAAAAAGTTTCTAAGGAAGAAGCTGAGGCATTAAAAGCACAATTAGAAGAAGCTGGAGCTGAAGTTGAACTTAAATAG
- the rplJ gene encoding 50S ribosomal protein L10: MKREEKIQIIDSLTEEINASNHFYLTDISEMNAEDTSALRRACFEKDIKLIVVKNTLLRIALEKAEGEFDGLTDVLKGATSLMLTETGNLPAKLIKEFRKGNDKPILKAAYVEESLYLGDNELEALTTIKSKEELIGDIVALLQSPIKNVISSLESGKNILAGVVKTLSEKE; encoded by the coding sequence ATGAAAAGGGAAGAAAAAATTCAGATTATTGATAGCTTGACGGAAGAAATCAATGCTTCAAATCACTTTTATCTGACAGACATCTCAGAAATGAATGCAGAAGACACTTCTGCGCTTCGTAGAGCATGTTTCGAAAAAGATATTAAGTTGATTGTAGTAAAAAACACACTTCTAAGAATAGCTTTGGAAAAAGCAGAAGGTGAGTTTGATGGGTTAACTGATGTACTTAAGGGAGCAACCTCTCTTATGCTTACAGAAACAGGTAACCTTCCTGCTAAGCTTATCAAAGAATTCCGTAAAGGAAACGATAAACCTATCCTGAAAGCGGCTTATGTTGAAGAATCACTTTATTTAGGTGATAATGAGCTTGAAGCTCTTACAACTATTAAGTCTAAGGAAGAACTTATTGGAGATATCGTGGCATTGCTACAATCACCAATCAAGAATGTTATTTCTTCATTGGAATCAGGAAAGAATATCCTAGCTGGTGTTGTGAAAACACTTTCAGAAAAAGAGTAA
- the rplA gene encoding 50S ribosomal protein L1, with product MGKLTKNRKLASEKVDTDKLYSIDEAAKLVKEITSTKFDASVDMDIRLGVDPRKANQMVRGVVTLPHGTGKEVRVLVLCTPDKEEEAKAAGADYVGLDDYVTKIKGGWTDVDVIITMPTVMAKVGALGRILGPRGLMPNPKSGTVTMDIAKAVAEVKAGKIDFKVDKYGIIHSSIGKVSFEADKIKENAKEFVGIINKLKPSAAKGTYVKSVYLSSTMSLGIQLDPKSLD from the coding sequence ATGGGTAAACTAACAAAAAATAGAAAGTTAGCTTCAGAAAAAGTGGATACTGATAAGCTATATTCTATCGATGAAGCAGCAAAATTGGTTAAGGAGATTACATCGACCAAATTTGATGCCTCAGTGGATATGGATATTCGCTTAGGAGTTGACCCAAGAAAAGCTAACCAAATGGTACGTGGTGTGGTTACTCTTCCTCATGGTACTGGTAAAGAAGTTCGTGTTTTAGTTCTTTGTACTCCTGATAAGGAAGAAGAGGCTAAAGCTGCAGGTGCCGACTATGTTGGTCTTGACGATTATGTTACCAAAATCAAAGGGGGATGGACTGACGTTGATGTTATCATCACCATGCCTACTGTAATGGCAAAAGTTGGTGCTTTAGGCCGAATTTTAGGACCTCGTGGTTTAATGCCAAATCCTAAATCTGGTACAGTAACAATGGATATTGCAAAAGCAGTTGCCGAAGTGAAAGCTGGTAAGATTGATTTTAAGGTCGATAAATATGGTATTATTCACTCATCGATCGGTAAAGTATCTTTTGAAGCAGATAAGATTAAAGAAAATGCTAAAGAATTTGTTGGCATTATCAATAAACTTAAACCATCTGCAGCAAAAGGAACTTATGTGAAGAGTGTTTACCTGTCAAGCACAATGAGTCTTGGTATCCAGTTGGATCCAAAATCACTTGACTAA
- the rplK gene encoding 50S ribosomal protein L11 — translation MAKEVAGLIKLQIKGGAANPSPPVGPALGAKGVNIMDFCKQFNARTQDQAGKVIPVVITVYSDSSFEFITKTPPVAVQILEAAKLKSGSPEPNRKKVGSISWDQVRGIAEGKMKDLNAFEVESAMSMVAGTARSMGITISGDSPLNQ, via the coding sequence ATGGCTAAAGAAGTTGCAGGATTAATTAAATTGCAGATCAAAGGTGGTGCTGCAAATCCTTCACCCCCAGTAGGACCAGCATTAGGTGCTAAAGGGGTAAATATTATGGATTTTTGTAAACAATTTAATGCAAGAACTCAAGATCAGGCTGGAAAAGTAATCCCTGTTGTGATTACTGTTTATTCTGATAGTTCTTTCGAATTTATTACAAAAACTCCTCCAGTAGCTGTACAAATTTTAGAAGCTGCAAAATTAAAATCAGGTTCTCCTGAACCAAACCGTAAAAAGGTTGGTTCTATTTCTTGGGATCAAGTTCGAGGAATTGCAGAGGGGAAAATGAAAGATTTAAATGCTTTTGAAGTTGAAAGCGCCATGAGTATGGTAGCTGGTACAGCAAGAAGTATGGGTATCACAATTTCAGGTGATAGTCCGCTTAATCAATAA
- the nusG gene encoding transcription termination/antitermination protein NusG, which produces MAEIDRKWYVLRTVGGKEKKVKEYIDSEISNLGLQEYVSQVLIPTEKVFQVRNGKKISKERIFLPGYILIEAALVGEIPHILRNVTNVIGFLGDTKGGDPTPMRMSEVNRILGKVDELASKDEEISIPYYVGEMVKVTDGPFNGFTGVIEEVNAEKKKLKVMVKIFGRKTPLELSFMQVEKE; this is translated from the coding sequence ATGGCTGAAATTGATAGAAAATGGTATGTTCTGAGGACTGTAGGAGGAAAAGAAAAGAAAGTCAAAGAATATATTGATAGTGAAATTTCTAATCTTGGTCTACAGGAGTATGTGTCACAGGTTCTCATTCCTACCGAAAAAGTGTTTCAAGTGCGTAACGGTAAGAAGATTAGCAAGGAAAGAATTTTCCTTCCTGGTTATATTCTTATTGAAGCAGCACTCGTTGGAGAAATTCCTCACATCCTTCGTAATGTTACGAATGTGATTGGCTTCCTGGGGGATACCAAAGGCGGAGATCCTACTCCTATGCGTATGTCAGAAGTGAACCGCATATTGGGTAAGGTTGATGAACTAGCTAGCAAAGATGAGGAAATTAGTATTCCTTATTATGTTGGTGAAATGGTAAAAGTGACTGATGGACCATTTAATGGTTTTACTGGCGTGATCGAAGAGGTGAATGCAGAGAAGAAAAAACTAAAAGTTATGGTTAAAATCTTCGGACGTAAGACTCCTTTGGAATTAAGTTTCATGCAAGTAGAAAAAGAATAA
- the secE gene encoding preprotein translocase subunit SecE, whose protein sequence is MKLKIYIEEVYKELVQKVSWPSWSELQSSAIVVMIASTIIALAIFVMDLGFKNLMDVIYSLLH, encoded by the coding sequence ATGAAACTAAAAATATACATTGAAGAAGTTTATAAAGAACTAGTTCAAAAAGTATCTTGGCCATCATGGTCTGAACTTCAAAGTAGTGCGATCGTAGTAATGATTGCTTCCACTATTATTGCACTTGCGATTTTCGTAATGGATTTGGGGTTCAAGAATTTGATGGATGTTATATACAGTTTGTTACACTAA
- the tuf gene encoding elongation factor Tu, translated as MAKEHFDRSKPHVNIGTIGHVDHGKTTLTAAITTVLAKKGLSEVKSFDSIDNAPEEKERGITINTAHVEYQTANRHYAHVDCPGHADYVKNMVTGAAQMDGAILVCAATDGPMPQTREHILLARQVNVPKIVVFLNKVDMVDDEEMLELVEMEVRELLDFYEFDGDNTPIIAGSALGGLNGEAEWEDKIMELMEAVDTWIPLPPRDVDKAFLMPVEDVFSITGRGTVATGRIETGIVKTGEEVQIIGLGAEGMKSVITGVEMFRKILDEGQAGDNVGLLLRGIDKAAIKRGMVICHPNTITPHTKIKAEVYVLKKEEGGRHTPFHNKYRPQFYIRTLDVTGEITLPEGVEMVMPGDNVTITVELITPVACDLGLRFAIREGGRTVGAGQITEIIE; from the coding sequence ATGGCTAAAGAACATTTTGACAGGTCAAAACCACACGTAAATATCGGTACTATTGGTCACGTTGACCACGGTAAAACTACTTTGACTGCTGCTATTACAACTGTATTGGCGAAAAAAGGTTTGTCTGAAGTAAAATCATTCGATTCTATCGATAATGCTCCTGAGGAGAAAGAGAGAGGTATTACTATTAATACTGCTCACGTAGAATACCAAACTGCTAACCGTCACTACGCTCACGTTGACTGTCCAGGTCACGCGGATTACGTGAAGAATATGGTAACTGGTGCTGCTCAGATGGATGGTGCTATTTTGGTTTGTGCTGCAACTGATGGTCCTATGCCACAGACTCGCGAGCATATCCTTTTAGCTCGTCAGGTAAATGTACCTAAAATCGTTGTTTTCTTGAATAAAGTTGACATGGTTGACGATGAAGAAATGCTTGAGTTGGTTGAGATGGAAGTTCGTGAATTGTTAGACTTTTATGAGTTTGATGGTGATAATACTCCTATCATTGCTGGTTCTGCACTAGGTGGATTGAACGGAGAAGCTGAGTGGGAAGATAAAATCATGGAATTGATGGAAGCTGTTGATACTTGGATTCCACTTCCTCCACGTGATGTAGATAAGGCTTTCTTAATGCCAGTTGAGGATGTATTCTCTATTACTGGTCGTGGAACTGTTGCTACAGGTCGTATCGAAACTGGTATTGTTAAAACAGGTGAAGAAGTTCAAATCATTGGTCTTGGTGCTGAAGGTATGAAGTCTGTAATCACTGGTGTTGAGATGTTCCGTAAGATTTTGGACGAAGGTCAAGCAGGTGATAATGTTGGTCTATTGTTGAGAGGTATCGATAAAGCTGCTATCAAACGTGGTATGGTTATCTGTCACCCAAATACAATCACTCCTCATACTAAAATTAAGGCTGAGGTTTATGTATTGAAAAAAGAAGAAGGTGGACGTCACACTCCATTCCATAACAAATACCGCCCTCAGTTCTATATCAGAACTCTTGATGTAACTGGTGAGATTACTCTTCCAGAAGGTGTTGAAATGGTTATGCCTGGTGATAATGTTACTATCACTGTTGAGTTGATTACTCCAGTTGCTTGTGATTTAGGTCTGCGTTTCGCTATCCGTGAAGGTGGTAGAACAGTAGGTGCTGGTCAAATTACTGAAATTATTGAGTAA
- the raiA gene encoding ribosome-associated translation inhibitor RaiA: MNINIQSIGFVADVKLEDFIENKLGKIMKLNEDVSGAEVFLRIEKSANTENKVVEISLDAKGGDFFAKKQSKTFEESTDLAVEALRKQVVKHKEKLRAK, encoded by the coding sequence ATGAATATAAACATTCAATCAATCGGTTTTGTTGCTGATGTGAAGTTGGAAGATTTTATAGAGAATAAGCTGGGTAAAATCATGAAATTAAACGAAGATGTATCTGGAGCTGAGGTTTTTCTTAGGATTGAAAAATCCGCAAATACAGAAAACAAAGTAGTTGAAATTAGTCTCGATGCAAAAGGCGGAGATTTCTTTGCTAAAAAGCAAAGTAAGACGTTTGAAGAGTCTACTGATTTAGCGGTTGAAGCACTGCGCAAGCAAGTTGTGAAACACAAAGAGAAACTTCGTGCAAAATAA
- a CDS encoding tyrosine-type recombinase/integrase has translation MSFKESFLSYLQYEKRYSEHTVLSYDCDLTQFFDFLSINSEQLQEEEVCFKDVRKWIVFLMNEGNSSRTVNRKLSTLKSFFKFLLRESKIDANPMDRVVGPRQGKKLPGFLAEHSMQLLREIDFGGGFEGVRDQLVVELFYQTGMRLSELMKLKECNFDRGTSSVKVLGKRNKERIIPISKSLEKLLDEYVHVKQKTFDDGGGFLFVTKKGVPVYEKLLYRIVVKHLSKITTMTKRSPHVLRHTFATHLLNNGADLNAVKELLGHSNLSATQIYTHTSFERLNNIYKQAHPRA, from the coding sequence ATGAGTTTTAAGGAATCTTTTCTATCTTATTTACAATACGAAAAACGATATTCAGAACATACAGTTTTGTCTTATGATTGTGATTTAACTCAATTTTTTGATTTTTTATCAATAAATAGTGAGCAATTGCAGGAAGAGGAGGTGTGTTTTAAGGATGTAAGAAAATGGATTGTTTTCTTAATGAATGAAGGAAATAGTTCTCGTACTGTAAATAGAAAGTTATCCACTTTAAAATCTTTTTTTAAGTTTTTATTGCGCGAATCAAAAATAGATGCGAATCCAATGGATCGTGTTGTAGGTCCGCGTCAAGGGAAAAAACTTCCTGGTTTTTTAGCTGAACATTCTATGCAGCTATTAAGGGAGATTGATTTTGGAGGTGGTTTTGAAGGTGTGCGAGATCAATTAGTGGTTGAGTTATTTTATCAAACAGGAATGAGATTGTCTGAGTTGATGAAATTGAAAGAATGTAATTTTGATCGCGGAACGTCTTCTGTTAAAGTATTAGGAAAAAGAAATAAGGAAAGAATCATTCCGATAAGCAAAAGTTTAGAGAAATTACTCGATGAGTATGTTCACGTAAAGCAAAAAACTTTTGATGACGGGGGTGGTTTTCTTTTTGTAACTAAAAAGGGGGTGCCTGTTTACGAAAAATTGTTGTATAGAATTGTGGTAAAACACTTGTCTAAGATTACAACAATGACCAAGCGAAGTCCACACGTTTTAAGACATACTTTTGCAACTCATTTATTAAATAATGGTGCAGACTTAAATGCCGTAAAAGAATTGTTGGGCCACTCTAATCTTTCTGCAACACAGATTTATACTCATACTTCTTTCGAACGTTTAAATAATATATATAAACAAGCTCATCCAAGAGCATAA
- the rpsU gene encoding 30S ribosomal protein S21, translating into MIVIPMKEGENIERALKKFKRKFEKTGVIKELRGRQVYKKPSIKRREEKLHAIYVQQMQQAED; encoded by the coding sequence ATGATTGTTATTCCTATGAAAGAAGGCGAAAATATTGAAAGAGCCTTAAAAAAATTTAAAAGAAAATTTGAGAAAACTGGTGTAATTAAAGAGCTTAGAGGAAGACAGGTTTATAAAAAACCATCTATCAAAAGAAGAGAAGAAAAATTACACGCAATTTACGTTCAGCAAATGCAACAAGCTGAAGATTGA
- a CDS encoding helix-hairpin-helix domain-containing protein — MSLKKNLKEYFSYSTAEKRGLIILLVLLVGIYVIPVFFKNNDGEKIIFDEEKQAKFQKIIGDFEKRSVGKNKVEYFNFDPNTATQEQLRKLGFKEFQIKNLNKYRSIGGRIKNKSDLQKIYGISKDDYNRLKEFIQIKSNVKTQIKKKEFKKKKSYLFSFNPNKLSISGWDSLGVDNKIANRIQNYIKAGGVFKNKNDLNKIYGFDTLILAKLKPYITIPKQVTAKYSKAKPLISLNICDTTELKSLPGIGTVLSKRIIKYRKILGGFTQKNQLLEVYGVSKDKYERISKLISVDSTQIIKIKLNYINSERLYQHPYISKRAAVDIIRHRQKKGKINSPDELKVRGLISDSIYIKLHPYLSVE; from the coding sequence ATGTCATTAAAAAAGAACTTAAAAGAATATTTTTCATATTCGACAGCAGAAAAAAGAGGTCTCATAATTCTCTTGGTATTGTTAGTTGGTATTTATGTAATACCTGTGTTTTTTAAAAATAATGATGGAGAGAAAATAATTTTTGATGAAGAAAAACAAGCTAAATTTCAAAAAATTATAGGAGATTTCGAAAAGCGTAGTGTAGGTAAAAACAAAGTCGAATATTTTAATTTTGATCCGAACACTGCTACCCAAGAGCAACTTCGGAAGTTAGGTTTTAAAGAATTTCAAATTAAGAATTTGAATAAGTATAGAAGTATTGGAGGGCGAATTAAAAATAAAAGTGACCTTCAGAAGATATATGGTATCTCAAAAGATGATTATAATCGGCTTAAAGAATTTATTCAAATTAAAAGTAATGTTAAAACACAAATAAAAAAGAAGGAATTTAAAAAGAAAAAGTCTTATCTATTTTCTTTTAATCCTAATAAGTTATCCATATCGGGTTGGGATAGTTTAGGGGTTGATAATAAGATTGCAAATAGAATTCAAAACTATATTAAAGCAGGTGGAGTATTTAAGAATAAGAATGATTTAAATAAGATTTATGGTTTCGATACGCTTATATTAGCAAAACTTAAACCATATATTACAATTCCAAAACAGGTTACTGCTAAGTATTCTAAAGCAAAACCATTAATAAGTTTAAATATTTGTGATACAACAGAATTAAAAAGCTTACCAGGAATCGGAACAGTCTTGTCGAAACGGATTATAAAATACAGAAAAATACTTGGTGGATTCACACAAAAAAATCAATTACTAGAGGTTTATGGTGTTTCAAAAGATAAATATGAAAGAATTTCAAAATTAATTTCAGTTGATTCTACGCAGATTATAAAAATAAAACTAAATTACATAAATAGCGAACGGTTGTATCAACATCCGTATATAAGCAAACGGGCTGCAGTCGATATAATACGTCATCGTCAAAAAAAAGGCAAAATTAATTCGCCTGATGAGTTAAAGGTTAGAGGATTAATTAGTGATTCTATATATATTAAACTGCATCCTTATCTCTCAGTGGAATAG
- a CDS encoding sodium-dependent transporter produces MSKVSSPKREVFTSKFGVIAAAAGSAVGLGNIWKFPYIAGVYGGAAFLFVYLGFIVLIGLPVMLSEFIIGRKSGSNIFGAYKSLAPNSPWKLVGLLGLAAAGMILAFYGVVAGWSLDYVIKACSGSFIGKNPSELSSMFTNFIQAPFAPVFYQLFFMLLTMAIVVVGIKDGIEKYAKILMPLLVLIIIVLDVRAITLDGAGEGLRFLFHPDFSKLTAEGVLSALGHAFFSLSLGMGTLVTYGAYIDSNNNLTKTAVQVTVADTLIAILAGVAIFPAVFAFGIEPSSGPGLVFITLPNVFQQMPGGFFFSILFFLLLTVAALTSSISILEVVVAYFKEELKIQRKYATIISTIIISIIGIFCSLSMGILEDYKLFDLNFFDILDWVSANMLLPLGGLFISLFVGWYLGKDKVKEELSKGSIVKKHLLSVFIFLVRFVAPVAIAIVFLNGIGLINFA; encoded by the coding sequence ATGTCTAAAGTATCCTCACCAAAAAGGGAAGTATTTACAAGTAAATTTGGAGTAATTGCTGCTGCTGCAGGGTCGGCAGTTGGCTTAGGTAATATCTGGAAATTTCCATATATAGCAGGTGTATATGGAGGAGCAGCCTTTTTATTTGTCTATTTAGGTTTTATTGTTCTTATAGGTTTACCTGTAATGCTGTCTGAGTTTATTATAGGAAGAAAATCGGGGAGTAATATTTTTGGAGCATATAAATCATTAGCTCCTAATTCTCCATGGAAATTAGTTGGCTTACTCGGACTTGCTGCCGCAGGAATGATATTGGCTTTTTACGGTGTTGTTGCTGGTTGGAGTCTCGATTATGTAATAAAAGCATGCTCGGGAAGTTTTATAGGAAAGAATCCCTCCGAGCTGTCTTCAATGTTTACCAATTTTATTCAGGCTCCTTTTGCCCCAGTTTTTTATCAATTGTTTTTTATGCTTCTAACAATGGCAATTGTTGTTGTTGGTATTAAAGATGGAATTGAAAAATATGCTAAAATTTTAATGCCACTCTTGGTGCTGATAATTATAGTTCTTGATGTAAGAGCCATAACATTAGATGGTGCAGGAGAGGGCTTAAGGTTTTTATTTCATCCTGATTTTTCAAAATTAACAGCAGAAGGTGTACTAAGCGCACTCGGACACGCATTTTTCTCCTTAAGTCTTGGTATGGGTACATTAGTAACCTACGGTGCTTATATCGATAGTAATAATAATCTAACAAAAACCGCTGTCCAAGTAACTGTTGCCGATACATTAATCGCTATTTTAGCTGGTGTTGCAATATTTCCTGCTGTTTTTGCTTTCGGTATTGAACCAAGTAGCGGTCCGGGATTGGTTTTTATTACTTTGCCAAACGTATTTCAGCAAATGCCTGGAGGATTCTTTTTTTCTATTTTGTTTTTTCTATTACTTACCGTAGCTGCATTAACTTCATCTATTTCTATTCTCGAGGTTGTGGTTGCCTATTTTAAAGAAGAACTTAAAATTCAACGGAAATATGCTACAATTATTAGTACAATTATAATTTCGATCATAGGAATTTTTTGTTCTTTATCAATGGGAATTCTTGAGGATTATAAATTGTTTGATCTGAATTTTTTTGATATACTTGATTGGGTTTCTGCCAATATGCTACTTCCCTTAGGAGGCTTATTTATATCTTTATTTGTAGGATGGTACCTCGGCAAAGACAAGGTTAAGGAAGAGCTTTCGAAAGGTTCTATTGTAAAAAAACATTTATTATCTGTTTTTATATTTCTTGTTCGTTTTGTAGCACCTGTAGCAATTGCAATTGTATTCTTAAATGGGATAGGTTTAATTAATTTTGCTTAA
- the fbaA gene encoding class II fructose-bisphosphate aldolase, which yields MKRVLDVVKPGVVTGDDVQKLFQVAKEEGFAIPAVNVVGTNSINAALEAAKEVNSPIIIQFSNGGASFFAGKGIKAEGQGGAIIGAIAGAKYVHTVAEHYGIPVILHTDHAAKKLLPWIDGLLTAGEEYFAQKGKPLFSSHMLDLSEETLEENIDTCAKYLERMDKIGMTIEIELGCTGGEEDGVDNTDMDNSLLYTQPEDVALAYETLLKVSSRFTIAASFGNVHGVYKPGNVVLTPKILLNSQSFISEKYSVAKNTVDFVFHGGSGSSLEEIREAISYGVIKMNIDTDTQWACWNGIREFEAKNHDYLQGQIGNPDGEDKPNKKFYDPRVWLRAGEVSMKDRLVQAFNDLNAVDRN from the coding sequence ATGAAACGAGTATTAGATGTTGTTAAACCAGGTGTGGTAACTGGTGATGATGTACAAAAATTATTTCAGGTTGCTAAAGAAGAAGGTTTTGCAATTCCTGCAGTAAATGTAGTAGGCACAAACTCAATTAACGCTGCTTTAGAAGCTGCAAAAGAAGTAAATTCTCCAATTATTATTCAATTTTCGAATGGTGGAGCATCTTTCTTCGCAGGTAAAGGTATTAAAGCTGAAGGACAAGGTGGAGCTATTATTGGTGCTATTGCTGGTGCAAAATACGTTCATACTGTAGCGGAACATTACGGAATTCCGGTAATTCTACACACCGATCATGCAGCAAAAAAATTATTGCCATGGATTGACGGTTTGTTAACTGCTGGTGAAGAGTACTTCGCTCAAAAAGGTAAACCATTGTTCAGTTCTCACATGTTAGATCTATCAGAGGAAACTCTTGAAGAAAATATTGATACATGTGCAAAATATCTTGAGCGTATGGACAAAATAGGTATGACCATCGAAATTGAATTAGGTTGTACTGGTGGTGAAGAAGATGGTGTTGATAATACAGATATGGATAACTCGTTATTGTATACTCAACCCGAAGATGTTGCTTTAGCTTATGAAACATTATTGAAAGTTTCTTCTCGTTTTACAATTGCAGCTTCATTTGGTAATGTTCATGGTGTATACAAACCAGGTAATGTTGTGTTAACTCCAAAAATCTTATTAAATTCTCAGTCGTTTATTTCTGAAAAATACTCAGTTGCTAAAAATACTGTTGATTTTGTTTTTCACGGTGGTTCAGGTTCAAGTCTTGAAGAAATTCGCGAAGCTATTTCTTACGGTGTGATTAAAATGAATATCGATACCGATACTCAGTGGGCATGTTGGAACGGAATTCGTGAATTCGAAGCTAAAAATCATGACTACCTTCAAGGTCAAATTGGTAATCCTGATGGAGAAGATAAACCAAATAAAAAATTCTATGATCCTCGTGTATGGTTACGTGCTGGTGAGGTTTCAATGAAAGATCGTTTGGTTCAGGCATTTAACGATTTAAATGCTGTTGATCGCAATTAA